The Neoarius graeffei isolate fNeoGra1 chromosome 10, fNeoGra1.pri, whole genome shotgun sequence genome has a segment encoding these proteins:
- the slc66a1 gene encoding lysosomal amino acid transporter 1 homolog, with translation MSAKDGVLSNDEGNFSSLCPNGSEWIWYTLGECTQDTRDMSSVVLGLMSIACFIVSSLPQYYSSCKMGNMDCALSIWFLLLWLFGDSCNLIGSILADQLPLQKYTAVYYVLADILMLSMYGYYKMKNKRSNSDRAVLYAVGVLCVLGVFSSRLQSPVYTRTSLGFRGRALLAVDQLNAHQIRPFSTKKIIGFTVGSVSSLLYFCSRLPQIATNLRRKSTEGVSFFLFALVILGNLTYGASILVKNPERGDSERSYIVHHLPWLIGSMGTLSLDLVILVQFVIYRKTSYGEEETTALLNS, from the exons ATGTCAGCCAAGGATGGTGTGCTCTCCAATGATGAGGGCAACTTCAGCTCTCTTTGCCCAAATGGCTCCGAATGGATTTGGTACACACTTGGAGAGTGCACTCAGGACACCCGTGATATGAGCAGTGTTGTCCTGGGTCTGATGTCCATCGCCTGTTTCATTGTGTCCTCTCTCCC GCAGTACTACAGCTCATGTAAGATGGGGAACATGGACTGTGCTTTATCCATTTGGTTCCTCTTGCTTTGGCTTTTTGGTGACTCATGTAATCTCATAGGCTCCATTTTAGCTGACCAGCTTCCTCTTCAG aaatacactgcagtGTACTATGTCCTGGCTGACATTTTAATGTTGAGCATGTATGGCTACTATAAAATGAAGAACAAGCGGTCCAACA GTGACCGAGCAGTGCTGTATGCAGTTGGAGTGCTGTGTGTACTTGGTGTGTTTTCTTCTCGGCTGCAGTCCCCAGTATACACGCGCACCTCCTTGGGCTTCAGGGGCCGGGCACTGCTGGCTGTGGATCAGCTGAATGCACATCAAATAAGG CCTTTCAGCACAAAGAAGATAATTGGCTTCACAGTGGGTTCAGTCTCCTCCCTGCTttatttctgctccagactgccaCAGATTGCCACAAAT CTTAGGAGAAAGTCAACAGAGGGTGTGTCATTCTTTCTGTTCGCGCTAGTCATTCTGGGTAACCTCACATATGGAGCAAGTATCCTGGTGAAGAACCCAGAGCGTGGGGACAGTGAGCGCAGTTACATCGTCCACCACCTGCCCTGGCTCATTGGCAGTATGGGAACACTCAGTCTTGACCTGGTG ATATTGGTGCAGTTTGTGATTTACAGGAAAACTTCATATGGAGAGGAGGAGACCACAGCTCTTCTGAACAGCTGA